The nucleotide window TCCAAGGAACTCCAGGAAGTCTCTTTAGAATAATTCGCACTACATTTTATATAACTGTCTTTATTTATATTCCTTAGAAATAGTGTCGATAATGACAGTTTGAGATCTTAGTCAAcatcattaaaattttgaacttgttAGTAAGAACGCggactttatttttttcaacttcttaTCAATGTCAATAATACCAAAtcttttatcatttattaaaggatacaaattttttgaaatgtcttcccttttatgatttttttccatattattTGACAAAGCgagtgttttttaaatttaaagccaCTTTCATATATCTAATGCCGAGTAATCTTGAGGGGTAGTCATTGACTGTCATGACTCGATCGGAATTCATACGTCCGACCCCCTCTCCAGATCCTGCCTGTGATATATGTACGtaagtataatataaaatcGAGAACTATAGTTTAAAAATGATTCACCTCTAAAGTCAACACTTTACCGGCGTTGTCATGTTAACTAATGAAGCACTAGAAGataatgaaatgtaaataaatgttcaaaaaataacgggcattttaaaatttctatattttgtcTAGAGCAAGAGCTTGGAGAATTTCGTTTGTGGTAAgctggccaaaaacaatactgtaacgttCCCCAGTCTCCATATTCGTCATTTTCCCCTTTTACCAAAACTAAACACAACCTTAAaaggccgtcgttttacaatcgtacgagaaatcgctgaaagcaTGTTTATTGTCGGACAAGTTAGTTAGTCCCTTTTTTGAATATACTGAATTATTTTAGAGCGCTAGATTATATTAACAGTGTTAAGTCATAATAAAACCCATTATTTCTTCTTTcaacatatttcaaattttcgacATTGCTCGATGATTTTTCCTGGTTAATTtgtcaaattttcatttaaatgatCAAAACCTGTAACGATTGgtgtttcaaaaatcaaaattttggtggaaaactgtatttataaatgaatttatttaagcTAATTTAACaagttttgtgttgttatttacTTAATgccatgaaaatttaattaaaccaaaaatattgaagcGGTCATAGATCCacgttaaaaaaaaacaaatatttcaacaccAAATTACTGTTAATGCATTTTACGTAAATTCTGACCTTAGTAAAAGACAAAAGTAATGACAAAGCTTACGTCGTACTCGTACTTTGCTTAAGCGCAGCACGCAGCTAATTCGCGTACTTATCAAACGAAGCACGAAATTCTTGTGCCTTCACGAATACACCGCGAGCTTGAGGAAggaaaaactgaaataaataaaataattaatggaACCAATTGAGTGCGTACAATGGGGcaaataaactaaacaaaaaaacaaattttgacaaCTAAATTTGTGCATTATTTCAAAGTGTTTACGAATATTTGGCCAAGTGTTTTCGAAGTTAACCATTATTGTGGcttacagacatacaaacatacatttaagCTTGTCTGGTACGTGGCTACGTCAATGGTGCTAATTTAGGCGAGAAGCTTGCACAGATGTgcattcaaaacaaataattatattttttatacatatttttaacaattttataaatgtgtgtatgtatttgtgtactaGCTTAATTTTGATTACATGCATACTGGCATGCCGAAGCGTGCGCTTTagctataacaacaaatatccGCTCCATAGCAAACAAAGCCAAAACTCGATGGGCTTTTACGCGGAAGTCACGGCTAGCGACGCAGCgctgatttcatttttttttttgatgaggGGGAAGCGAGAAATTagcaattgtttgttatattatcattttcattttatctcgaattcaatattttttgttattacatttttattgttattttaattttgttttggttttatgtaaaattttgccgaaaaatatttacacagtttataaggaaaaaaaatataacaaaaaaaatataaataaatcaaaaataataaacaataaatataaataaatctaaaaatggaaaattttcaaaaaaaaaaatattgttttcatttcttcaatcAATTcaagaaatttacatatttcactATTACAACAAATCTTATGCTACATTAATTATGCTTAAtcgaaacaaacaaaatttaatgaaccACATTATTTTGCCGTAAAGTAATCTCTCACAGCTGACCGTTCGAGCACGTGCTTGGCATACCGGTTCCACGTACCAACAGCATATTCGTAATGCTCACCAGAAACATAAACACTTATGgcgttttatttttactatgttgtttgattgtttttggtttcataatttgtataataataagCGTGGTGACAGCTTACacatttgtatttctatttttatttatttatagctgcTATTTTTAGCTCGCATTacaattattgttattagttaaatttttattgcgtGGTCGCAATTTTGATGTCGGTTAGAGAGTCCAATTGGTagcaatttttctattttttatattaaatctgAAGAAAACACCAAAACAAAAATTCGAGCGGAACTGTACATTAGTTATTCTCGTAACGTAAAAGCATAAAAAGTGTATTACTAATATGGGGCATATTATAGTTTTGGGGGATTTTCGCTGAGTTGGCAGTATTTGAGCGCATTTAAATCAGGTCCGTTCCAATTAGGTAGACTTGACAGTAATGAGAACAGAATACTAAATATAGTcaaattaatgttaaataatGAAAGCAGACGAAGAAGGAAGCAAATTTTGTCCACTTTGGAGTGTTTTAGACGGATTTTTGACAACAGATCTTATATGCATATGTTAATATGTTAAGTACTACCTCAcattaaaaactatatataaagtCTACAAATCAAATTCATTTTACTCAGTTTAAATAGactttaattacaattacaaagtCTAGCTAGCGGGGAAAAGAAAATTCTATGTTCCAAACTTGGTTCAAAATGTTAAAGTCATTTTATAGTAAACTATCTCAATGATCACATCCCCTTTGATTCAAATTCTCTATtacaaaatctaaaaattaaatcaggttaaacatatgtataatattcaaaacttttcGTTCAAAGTCATATCTTCAGTACTGAGCAGTCGAAATCGTCCAACTTCTATGATATAGTCAACATTTCTGCTTTTTCGAGTAGTCTTGAGGGTTGGAGAAGtatatgttattattatatattcgaTTGGGACATATTGCTTTCAATTGattctaattaaaatatgattcCGAGTGGTCATTTACACTTTTTCCCATGCTTCTGTTGCCTAGTttgaaattagtgaaatttgCATATGTATTCAGGGAGTATATTTTATAGAGAAAGTGGATCTAAAAATTCGTTATAAAAAGTTCAAGAAATTGCTTCCAATATCATTCTGGTGGCATTAGAGATACACCACATCTTATTAATGTCTTAACCGCAGTTGCGTACTGACATATTTGATTAAAATCGTGCTCACAAATTTATCAGATAACAAGCTAAACCATCCACTCTGACTCTTTTCTAGTGCCGAAACTTATAATTCTGGAAATCGACTAATTTCCTAACAATAATTTCAGTGGTGTAACTAATGGGGATCACAGGGAAACCTTAAATATGTCATTAGCATGCTGGTTTCGGGCCAAAGTATTCAATTCTTTTCCTACAAATTTGAATGCGACTAACTTTCTAAGACTCtcgctaattaatttttcaaccaCATTTTTAAGATTTCTCCTTCGCAgcaaatgaaaaacaacaaagttgctaaatattttacacatttacagAACAAATCTTAAAGACGTCGAACGCCTAATACTGCAAGAAACGAAAATTTCACGTGATCATTTAACACCAGAGATAGCGCTACATCTCATAACACCAGAATGTCGACTGTTTCATGAACCTGTACCCAATATAAATGTGACAAAGTTGTTCAAAGAGGATCCCTTTTGGGCATTCTACTGGCCTGGCGGACAGGCTATCAGTCGGTTGGTTAGCTACAAAGTTTATTTAACATcttcttattaatttaatattttttatattttattaacagtTACGTACTCGATAATCCATCTTTGGTAGCTGGCAAATCGGTGCTAGATGTGGGCAGCGGTTGTGGAGCAAGCGCCGTGGCTGCGCTAATGCACAATGCAAAATATGTAGTGGCAAATGACATTGACGaaggtaaatatttaaaaatcatttaaaatttgataattaaaagcaaaaaaaaaaccttggaGATGCCGGGGATCGAACCCGGGGCCTTTCACATGCAAAGCGAACGCTCTACCACTGAGCTACATCCCCTCACATTTGATAGTTGTCTAAGTGTACATTTCTATACATATGCGCTCACTCTCTCTTTCActctttctttatttaattcacCAACTTTAGCGGCTGGTTGCGCTGTTGTACTGAACGCCCAGTTAAATGGGATAGACCTGGAGCACTTACATATTTGTACcgataatttaataaaagcctCACAGTTGGTAAAGGAGGACCTAATTCTATTGGGTGATGTTTTCTACGATGAAGAATTTGCCGCCGTCTTACAACCATGGTTGCAGTGTCTACGCAAAGCGGGG belongs to Zeugodacus cucurbitae isolate PBARC_wt_2022May chromosome 6, idZeuCucr1.2, whole genome shotgun sequence and includes:
- the Mettl20_0 gene encoding electron transfer flavoprotein beta subunit lysine methyltransferase, translating into MLRRLICNPPTLPTSSLSPLLWAASRRRHHAGDHAPCRRSSGTNLKDVERLILQETKISRDHLTPEIALHLITPECRLFHEPVPNINVTKLFKEDPFWAFYWPGGQAISRYVLDNPSLVAGKSVLDVGSGCGASAVAALMHNAKYVVANDIDEAAGCAVVLNAQLNGIDLEHLHICTDNLIKASQLVKEDLILLGDVFYDEEFAAVLQPWLQCLRKAGKQILVGDPGRHGLTADRRQHMRRLAKYELTESGCIENNGFRFVNVWELI